A part of Apodemus sylvaticus chromosome 19, mApoSyl1.1, whole genome shotgun sequence genomic DNA contains:
- the Mrln gene encoding myoregulin: MSGKSWILISTTSPQSLEDEILGRLLKILFVLFIDLMSIMYVVITS, encoded by the coding sequence ATGAGTGGCAAAAGCTGGATATTAATTTCCACTACTTCACCCCAGAGCCTGGAAGATGAGATTCTGGGACGGCTTCTGAAAATTCTCTTTGTTCTGTTCATTGACTTAATGTCCATTATGTATGTCGTCATAACGTCCTAG